From Quercus lobata isolate SW786 chromosome 1, ValleyOak3.0 Primary Assembly, whole genome shotgun sequence, one genomic window encodes:
- the LOC115985772 gene encoding 18.5 kDa class I heat shock protein-like codes for MSLIPSFFGSRRSNIFDPFSLEIWDPFKDFPFSSEPQFAKETSALVNTRVDWKETPEAHVFKADLPGLNKEEVKVEVEEDRVLQISGERKVEKEEKKDTWHRVERSSGKFLRRFRLPENAKMDEIKASMENGVLTVTVPKGEVKTPDVKSIEISG; via the coding sequence ATGTCGCTGATTCCAAGCTTCTTTGGTAGCCGCCGAAGCAATATCTTCGATCCATTCTCGCTCGAGATTTGGGACCCATTTAAGGATTTTCCGTTCTCATCTGAACCTCAGTTTGCAAAAGAAACTTCTGCTTTGGTTAACACTCGCGTGGATTGGAAGGAGACCCCAGAAGCCCATGTGTTCAAAGCTGATCTTCCTGGGCTCAacaaagaggaagtgaaggttGAAGTTGAAGAAGACAGAGTGCTCCAAATAAGCGGAGAGAGGAAGGtggaaaaggaagagaagaaagacACGTGGCATCGAGTGGAGCGTAGCAGCGGTAAGTTCTTGAGGAGGTTTAGGCTTCCTGAGAATGCAAAGATGGATGAGATTAAGGCTTCCATGGAGAATGGTGTTCTCACTGTGACGGTCCCTAAGGGGGAGGTGAAGACGCCTGATGTCAAATCGATTGAGATTTCTGGCTAA